Proteins encoded within one genomic window of Jiangella mangrovi:
- a CDS encoding MFS transporter has product MTALERRLVPALLFVALVVAVVGSLGAPLITAVAADFGVSLAAAQWTLTAPLLVGAVATPVLGRLGTGPRRRQVVLVTLGVVVAGSLLTVLPPSAGFGWLLAGRVAQGVGLGLTALMMGVARDHLPASRSASTIALLSVASTVGIGIGYPLAGLLTAVAGLRAAYGLGLLITAVALAAAWRTVPQAPAGRSAAVDVLGASLLGAALLALLLAIGQTTVWAERPWVGVALLAVAAGLLVTWVARERRSAAPLVDLALLRHHAVAGANAVMLVGGIGMYLLLTLVTRYVQTPSSAGYGFGVGVFVAGLVLVPFSALGFAGGRVVPALQRRLAPSSLLAAGATAVLVALVVFALTRDALWLAFAVMGLLGLGVGVFSAAMPAVILAVTPTGETSSAMSVTQVVRSVGFAIGSALGGLTLAAHTPAGAAFPAESGYAAAAWLGAAAMAVTVVAALTLRRPGRA; this is encoded by the coding sequence CTGACGGCGTTGGAGCGTCGCCTGGTGCCGGCGCTGCTGTTCGTCGCGCTGGTCGTCGCCGTCGTCGGGAGCCTGGGCGCGCCGCTGATCACCGCGGTGGCGGCCGACTTCGGCGTCTCGCTGGCCGCGGCGCAGTGGACGCTCACGGCGCCGCTGCTGGTCGGTGCGGTCGCCACGCCGGTGCTGGGCCGGCTCGGCACCGGCCCGCGCCGCCGCCAGGTCGTCCTGGTCACCCTGGGCGTCGTCGTGGCGGGGAGCCTGCTGACGGTGCTGCCGCCGTCGGCCGGCTTCGGCTGGCTGCTGGCCGGGCGGGTGGCGCAGGGCGTGGGGCTGGGGCTGACGGCGCTGATGATGGGGGTCGCGCGCGACCACCTGCCGGCATCGCGGTCGGCGTCGACCATTGCGCTGCTGTCGGTGGCGTCCACCGTCGGCATCGGGATCGGCTACCCGCTGGCCGGGCTGCTGACGGCGGTGGCGGGGCTGCGGGCGGCGTACGGGCTCGGGCTGCTGATCACGGCGGTCGCGTTGGCCGCGGCGTGGCGGACCGTGCCGCAGGCGCCGGCCGGGCGGTCGGCGGCGGTCGATGTGCTGGGCGCGTCTCTGCTGGGTGCGGCGTTGCTGGCGCTTCTGCTGGCGATCGGTCAGACGACGGTGTGGGCGGAGCGCCCGTGGGTGGGCGTCGCGTTGCTGGCGGTGGCGGCCGGACTGCTCGTCACGTGGGTGGCGCGGGAGCGCCGGTCGGCGGCCCCGCTGGTCGATCTCGCCCTGCTGCGCCATCACGCGGTGGCCGGGGCGAACGCCGTCATGCTGGTGGGCGGGATCGGGATGTACCTGCTGCTGACGCTGGTGACCCGGTATGTGCAGACGCCGTCGTCAGCGGGCTACGGGTTCGGTGTCGGCGTGTTCGTCGCGGGCCTGGTGCTGGTGCCGTTCTCAGCGCTGGGGTTCGCCGGCGGCCGGGTGGTGCCGGCGCTGCAGCGGCGGCTGGCGCCGTCGTCGCTGCTGGCCGCCGGGGCGACTGCCGTGCTGGTGGCGCTCGTGGTGTTCGCGCTGACCCGCGACGCGCTGTGGCTGGCGTTCGCCGTCATGGGTCTGCTCGGGCTGGGCGTCGGCGTGTTCTCCGCGGCGATGCCGGCCGTGATCCTCGCCGTCACGCCGACCGGCGAGACCTCCAGCGCGATGAGCGTCACCCAGGTCGTGCGCAGCGTCGGCTTCGCGATCGGCAGCGCGTTGGGCGGGCTGACACTGGCCGCCCACACCCCGGCGGGCGCGGCTTTCCCCGCGGAGAGTGGGTACGCGGCGGCGGCCTGGCTCGGAGCCGCGGCGATGGCGGTCACCGTCGTCGCCGCCCTGACGCTTCGGCGCCCCGGCCGGGCCTAG
- a CDS encoding acyl-CoA dehydrogenase family protein, translating into MSSSQTRTQHVDEREARRVAEAARETRWEKPSFAKELYLGRFRLDLIHPHPSQSAEDEAATTAFLARLRSVCEELDGAVIEREARIPDEYVKAMARAGVFGMKIPREYGGAGLTQVGYNRALMLLGGVHPSIGALVSAHQSIGVPEPVKLFGTEDQKRAFLPRCAAGAISAFLLTEPDVGSDPARLAAEAVPVDGGRFYELSGTKLWTTNGIIAELLVVMARVPAHDGGKGGVTAFVVEADSPGITVEHRNAFMGLKGIENGVTRLDRVRVPAADRIGREGEGLKIALTTLNTGRLSIPALCTAASKWCLKIAREWSAERVQWGRPVGRHAAVAHKLSYIAATAFAQEAVLDLSAHLADEGRRDIRIEAALAKLWCSETAWQVADELVQIRGGRGYETAESLRARGERAVPAEQILRDLRINRIFEGSTEIMHLLIAREAVDAHLQAAGDIVDPEVALTGKAKAAVKATGFYAKWLPQLVTGAGQLPTSYQEFGPLAPHLRYAERASRRLARSTFYGMARWQGGLEKKQGFLARVVDIGAELFAIAACCVRARMLAEQGQPGAGRLADAFARQSRVRIERLFDALWHNTDGSDEALAKAVLAGEHTWFEADVLDQSEGTGPWIAPSTPSGEPAENLARRAL; encoded by the coding sequence ATGAGCAGCAGCCAGACCCGCACCCAGCATGTCGACGAGCGCGAGGCGAGGCGGGTCGCCGAGGCCGCCCGCGAGACGCGGTGGGAGAAGCCGTCGTTCGCGAAGGAGCTGTATCTCGGCCGGTTCCGGCTCGATCTCATCCATCCGCATCCGTCGCAGTCGGCCGAGGACGAGGCCGCGACGACGGCGTTCCTGGCCCGGTTGCGCAGCGTGTGCGAGGAGCTCGACGGCGCCGTCATCGAGCGCGAGGCGCGCATTCCCGACGAGTACGTGAAGGCCATGGCACGGGCCGGGGTGTTCGGCATGAAGATCCCGCGCGAGTACGGCGGCGCGGGGCTGACGCAGGTCGGCTACAACCGCGCGCTCATGCTGCTGGGCGGCGTGCATCCGTCCATCGGCGCGCTGGTGTCGGCGCACCAGTCCATCGGCGTGCCGGAGCCGGTGAAGCTGTTCGGCACCGAGGACCAGAAGCGCGCCTTCCTCCCCCGCTGCGCGGCCGGCGCCATCAGCGCGTTCCTGCTCACCGAGCCCGACGTCGGGTCCGACCCGGCCCGGCTGGCCGCGGAAGCCGTTCCGGTCGACGGCGGGCGGTTCTACGAGCTCAGTGGCACCAAGCTGTGGACCACCAACGGTATCATCGCGGAGCTGCTGGTCGTCATGGCCCGGGTGCCCGCGCACGACGGCGGCAAGGGCGGCGTGACGGCGTTCGTCGTCGAGGCCGACTCGCCCGGCATCACCGTCGAGCACCGCAACGCGTTCATGGGACTCAAGGGCATCGAGAACGGCGTCACCCGCCTCGACCGCGTCCGGGTCCCGGCGGCCGACCGCATCGGGCGTGAGGGCGAGGGCCTGAAGATCGCCCTGACCACGCTCAACACCGGCCGGCTGTCCATCCCGGCGCTGTGCACGGCGGCCTCGAAGTGGTGCCTGAAGATCGCTCGCGAGTGGTCGGCGGAGCGGGTCCAGTGGGGCCGCCCGGTCGGCCGGCACGCCGCCGTCGCGCACAAGCTGTCCTACATCGCGGCGACGGCATTCGCGCAGGAAGCCGTCCTCGACCTGTCGGCGCACCTGGCCGACGAGGGCCGGCGCGACATCCGCATCGAGGCGGCGCTGGCGAAGCTGTGGTGCAGCGAGACGGCGTGGCAGGTCGCCGACGAGCTGGTGCAGATCCGCGGCGGCCGTGGCTACGAGACCGCCGAGTCGCTGCGAGCGCGCGGCGAGCGCGCCGTGCCCGCGGAACAGATCCTGCGCGACCTGCGCATCAACCGTATCTTCGAGGGCTCGACGGAGATCATGCACCTGCTGATCGCCCGCGAGGCCGTCGACGCCCACCTGCAGGCTGCCGGCGACATCGTCGACCCCGAGGTGGCGCTGACCGGCAAGGCGAAGGCCGCCGTCAAGGCCACCGGCTTCTACGCCAAGTGGCTGCCGCAGCTCGTCACCGGCGCCGGGCAGCTGCCCACGTCGTACCAGGAGTTCGGCCCCTTGGCGCCGCACCTGCGCTACGCCGAGCGGGCGTCGCGGCGGCTGGCCCGCTCGACGTTCTACGGCATGGCCCGCTGGCAGGGCGGCCTCGAGAAGAAGCAGGGCTTCCTCGCCCGCGTCGTCGACATCGGCGCCGAGCTGTTCGCCATCGCGGCCTGCTGCGTCCGCGCCCGCATGCTCGCCGAGCAGGGCCAGCCCGGCGCCGGCAGGCTCGCCGACGCGTTCGCGCGGCAGTCCCGCGTGCGCATCGAGCGGCTCTTCGACGCGCTGTGGCACAACACCGACGGCTCCGACGAGGCGCTCGCGAAGGCCGTGCTGGCCGGCGAGCACACCTGGTTCGAGGCCGACGTGCTGGACCAGAGCGAGGGCACCGGCCCCTGGATCGCCCCGTCCACGCCGTCCGGAGAGCCCGCTGAGAACCTCGCCCGCCGCGCTCTCTAG
- a CDS encoding Fic family protein, with translation MSEGERQPTADRPEIRLDVRIEAHDERVVPWRQSQKGGSREDRMLREVTVSLPPRISDFAPELPSFVATQVDEALTAITRLDTFHGEHLTALSVLLLRAESVASSKIEQVEASMEDFARASHGTRSNASATSMVASANALDSLIASVDGHGSVTLENILTAHRILMADDPYEASHAGRLRDMQNWIGGSDYAPRNTLYVPPPAETVEAYMTDLLEFANRDDVPVLAQAAVAHAQFESIHPFTDGNGRIGRALVNTILRRRGVTSRVVVPIASALVAKKDTYFEVLTAYRQGDGGPIIRAFARATRTSARESETSARRLSELPEQWSAMYAERAGKAPRSGSAARKILDHLPSVPFFTTEEMEDLIGGATSSVYSAIEKLAEADILRPLTSRKRKQVWCAGAIIDELEDLGDRVARQTTSDPVWRDIQRQVVADLVRRDQARWSNLR, from the coding sequence GTGAGTGAAGGTGAGCGCCAACCGACCGCGGACCGACCGGAGATCCGCCTCGACGTTCGGATCGAGGCACACGACGAGCGGGTCGTGCCATGGCGGCAGTCACAGAAGGGCGGGAGTCGCGAGGATCGTATGCTGCGCGAGGTCACCGTCAGCCTCCCGCCGAGGATCAGTGACTTCGCTCCCGAACTGCCATCCTTCGTCGCGACCCAGGTCGACGAGGCACTGACAGCGATCACGCGTCTCGACACCTTCCACGGGGAGCATCTGACCGCCCTGTCCGTGCTGCTGTTGCGAGCAGAGTCGGTGGCATCATCGAAAATCGAGCAGGTCGAAGCGTCGATGGAGGACTTCGCCCGCGCCTCACACGGGACGAGGTCCAACGCGTCGGCCACATCGATGGTCGCCTCAGCCAACGCGCTCGACAGCCTCATCGCCTCTGTCGACGGCCACGGTTCAGTCACTCTCGAAAACATCCTGACGGCCCACCGGATCCTGATGGCCGACGACCCCTACGAAGCAAGCCATGCCGGACGGCTGCGAGACATGCAGAACTGGATCGGTGGCTCGGACTACGCACCACGCAACACCCTCTACGTACCGCCGCCGGCCGAAACGGTCGAGGCGTACATGACAGACCTGCTCGAGTTCGCCAATCGGGATGACGTACCCGTGCTCGCCCAAGCCGCGGTCGCCCATGCCCAGTTCGAGTCGATCCACCCGTTCACCGATGGCAACGGTCGTATCGGGCGCGCCCTCGTCAACACGATCCTGCGCCGCCGCGGGGTGACATCTCGCGTCGTCGTCCCGATCGCGTCTGCCCTCGTAGCGAAGAAGGACACGTACTTCGAGGTCCTGACCGCCTACCGACAAGGCGACGGGGGTCCGATCATCCGGGCGTTTGCTCGCGCGACGCGCACGTCCGCACGCGAGTCCGAGACCTCGGCCCGGCGCCTCTCCGAACTGCCGGAGCAATGGTCGGCCATGTACGCCGAGAGGGCGGGCAAGGCGCCGCGATCAGGTAGCGCGGCACGCAAGATACTCGACCATCTGCCGAGCGTGCCGTTCTTCACGACCGAAGAGATGGAAGACCTCATCGGCGGCGCGACCTCATCGGTCTACAGCGCGATCGAGAAGTTGGCTGAGGCCGACATCCTCCGCCCGCTCACGAGCCGCAAGCGCAAGCAGGTCTGGTGTGCTGGCGCGATCATCGACGAGCTCGAAGATCTTGGAGACCGAGTCGCACGTCAGACGACCAGCGACCCGGTATGGCGCGACATCCAGCGCCAGGTCGTCGCTGATCTTGTCCGCCGGGACCAAGCCAGATGGTCGAATCTCCGCTAG
- a CDS encoding aldo/keto reductase, which yields MDDTSTTLTAPAVALGTWAWGDSGEAGDGWFGSRLSASGLREVVEKAQSNGFTTWDTAVVYGMGRSETVLAQALQGYDRGEYQLSTKFTPQIAGDGDDPVADMLEQSLDRLGTDYVDLYWIHNPADVARWTPLLIPLLKNGTIRHVGVSNHNLEEIALADQILGEAGFRVQAVQNHYSLLYRGSERAGILDHCRENDVRFFSYMVLEQGALTGTYGPDHPLPAGSTRAGAYNAILPQLQALTAAMAAIGADRSATAADIATAWAIAKGTIPIIGVTKPGHVDGLSRVRGIELADDEIAELEALADAADVDTRGGWEREM from the coding sequence ATGGATGACACGAGCACGACACTGACGGCGCCCGCGGTGGCGCTGGGCACGTGGGCCTGGGGAGACAGCGGCGAGGCCGGCGACGGCTGGTTCGGCAGCCGGCTGTCCGCATCGGGCCTGCGCGAGGTCGTCGAGAAGGCGCAGTCCAACGGCTTCACCACCTGGGACACCGCCGTGGTCTACGGCATGGGCCGCTCGGAGACGGTCCTCGCCCAGGCGCTGCAGGGCTACGACCGCGGCGAGTACCAGCTGTCCACGAAGTTCACCCCGCAGATCGCGGGCGACGGCGACGACCCGGTCGCGGACATGCTGGAGCAGAGCCTCGACCGCCTGGGCACGGACTACGTCGACCTGTACTGGATCCACAACCCCGCCGACGTGGCGCGATGGACGCCGCTGCTGATCCCGCTGCTGAAGAACGGCACGATCAGGCACGTCGGCGTCTCGAACCACAACCTCGAGGAGATCGCCCTCGCCGACCAGATCCTCGGCGAGGCCGGCTTCCGGGTGCAGGCGGTCCAGAACCACTACAGCCTGCTGTACCGGGGCTCTGAGCGCGCGGGCATCCTCGACCACTGCCGCGAGAACGACGTGCGGTTCTTCTCCTACATGGTCCTCGAACAAGGAGCGCTCACCGGCACGTACGGCCCGGACCACCCCCTGCCCGCAGGCAGCACCCGGGCGGGCGCGTACAACGCCATCCTCCCCCAACTGCAGGCGCTGACCGCGGCGATGGCCGCGATCGGCGCGGACCGGAGCGCGACCGCCGCCGACATCGCCACCGCCTGGGCCATCGCCAAGGGCACCATCCCGATCATCGGGGTCACCAAGCCGGGTCACGTCGACGGCCTGAGCAGGGTCCGCGGCATCGAGCTCGCCGACGACGAGATCGCGGAGCTGGAGGCGCTGGCCGATGCCGCGGACGTCGACACCCGCGGCGGCTGGGAACGCGAGATGTAG
- a CDS encoding guanine deaminase: MTMFRGVVLDTPDDPFAGGRLRSSQDEGLLVRDGVIVARGPFGELRRAHPDEDVVALDGGLLLPGFVDTHVHFPQVRVIGRIGMPLLDWLEHCALPEEGRLADTGYAAQVATDFVSGLVTAGTTSAMVFGSHFSAAVDALFESAATVGLRVTSGLVVSDRNLPAELLSSSEKAYEESTGLARRWHGTGRARYAVTPRFSLSCSDRLLAACAAVLDDVPGASFTSHVNENLEEIEQVTRLFHLSTYVATYDRHGLLGPRSVLAHDVHPGDDELETLAARNASIAHCPTSNAALGSGLFPLARHVDHGVRVALGSDVGAGSGFSLLKEGLQAYFTQRQLGAAGYALSPAHLLHLATSAGAAALDLPEVGHLSVGQRFDAVWLRPAPGSTYDVALRHASDPDDALGKTFTLGTAADVAGVWIDGDAVRLVDPQGATGQ; the protein is encoded by the coding sequence ATGACGATGTTTCGTGGTGTGGTGCTCGACACCCCTGACGACCCGTTCGCCGGAGGGAGACTGCGCTCGTCCCAGGACGAGGGGCTGCTGGTGCGCGACGGTGTGATCGTGGCGCGAGGCCCGTTCGGCGAGTTGCGCCGCGCGCACCCGGACGAGGACGTCGTCGCGCTGGACGGCGGGCTGCTGCTGCCCGGGTTCGTCGACACGCACGTCCACTTCCCGCAGGTGCGGGTCATCGGCAGGATCGGCATGCCGTTGCTGGACTGGCTCGAGCACTGTGCGCTGCCGGAGGAGGGGCGCCTCGCCGACACTGGGTACGCCGCCCAGGTGGCGACGGACTTCGTCTCCGGCCTCGTGACGGCGGGCACCACCAGCGCGATGGTCTTCGGGTCGCACTTCTCGGCCGCGGTCGACGCGCTCTTCGAGTCGGCGGCGACGGTCGGGCTGCGCGTGACCAGCGGGCTCGTCGTCAGCGACCGCAACCTGCCGGCGGAGCTGCTCAGCTCGTCGGAGAAGGCGTACGAGGAGAGCACCGGGCTCGCCCGACGGTGGCACGGCACCGGCCGAGCCCGGTACGCGGTCACGCCGCGCTTCTCGCTGTCCTGCAGCGACCGGCTCCTCGCGGCCTGCGCGGCGGTGCTCGACGACGTCCCCGGGGCGTCGTTCACGTCGCACGTCAACGAGAACCTCGAGGAGATCGAGCAGGTGACGCGGCTGTTCCACCTGAGCACCTACGTCGCCACCTACGACCGGCACGGACTCCTCGGCCCGCGCAGCGTGCTCGCGCACGACGTCCACCCGGGTGACGACGAGCTCGAGACGCTGGCCGCGCGAAACGCGTCGATCGCGCACTGCCCGACGAGCAACGCCGCGCTGGGGAGCGGGCTCTTCCCGCTGGCCCGGCATGTCGACCACGGCGTCCGGGTGGCCCTGGGGTCCGACGTCGGGGCGGGCTCGGGCTTCTCGCTGCTGAAGGAGGGCCTGCAGGCCTATTTCACGCAGCGACAGCTCGGCGCGGCCGGGTACGCGCTCTCGCCCGCCCACCTGCTGCACCTGGCGACCTCGGCCGGCGCCGCCGCCCTCGACCTGCCCGAGGTGGGTCACCTCTCCGTCGGGCAGCGGTTCGACGCGGTCTGGCTCCGGCCGGCACCGGGCTCGACCTACGACGTGGCGCTGCGCCACGCGAGCGACCCGGACGACGCGCTGGGCAAGACCTTCACCCTCGGCACCGCGGCCGATGTCGCCGGGGTGTGGATCGACGGCGACGCCGTGCGGCTCGTTGACCCGCAAGGAGCCACCGGCCAATGA
- a CDS encoding xanthine dehydrogenase small subunit — protein sequence MAEIVVNGRPRDLTGVAPHTNALDFLRACGLTGAKEGCAEGECGACAVMVARPAADGSGTAEWTAINSCLPPAAALDGQEVVTSEGLGTPDALHPVQHEMAVRGGSQCGYCTPGFVCSMGAEYYRADRSPAGNGGPHDRYHGANGFDLHAISGNLCRCTGYRPIKDAAFALGFPASDDLIGQRRATPAPSAAATSLEADEAAYLRPASLTEALRLLRDHADAVIVAGSTDWGVEVNLRGRRAGLLIAVDRLPELRGFSVTDAEVRLGAALTLTEIERRLAGRLPLVTAMTAQFGSRLIRNSATLGGNLGTGSPIGDGPPALLALDAAVVLASAEGTRTLPLAEYFTGYRQSRRRPDELITEVVVPRPVSALTAFHKIAKRPFDDISSVAVGYALDLADGVVRRARIGLGGVAATPIRALATEAALEGRPWSAETVDAAAAVLAAEGTPISDQRASAAYRSAMLGQSLRKLYAEATP from the coding sequence ATGGCCGAGATCGTGGTCAACGGCCGGCCGCGTGACCTGACCGGTGTCGCGCCACACACCAACGCCCTCGACTTCCTCCGCGCCTGCGGGTTGACCGGCGCCAAGGAGGGGTGCGCCGAGGGCGAGTGCGGCGCCTGTGCGGTGATGGTCGCCCGGCCCGCCGCCGACGGCTCGGGGACCGCCGAGTGGACGGCGATCAACTCCTGTCTGCCGCCCGCGGCGGCGCTGGACGGCCAGGAGGTCGTCACCTCCGAAGGCCTCGGTACGCCGGATGCGCTGCACCCCGTCCAGCACGAGATGGCGGTGCGCGGCGGCTCGCAGTGCGGGTACTGCACCCCCGGCTTCGTCTGCTCCATGGGGGCGGAGTACTACCGGGCCGACCGGTCGCCGGCGGGCAACGGCGGTCCGCACGACCGGTACCACGGCGCGAACGGCTTCGACCTGCATGCGATCAGTGGCAACCTGTGCCGCTGCACGGGCTACCGGCCGATCAAGGACGCCGCCTTCGCGCTCGGCTTCCCGGCGTCCGACGACCTCATCGGGCAACGGCGTGCGACGCCCGCGCCGTCGGCGGCGGCCACGAGTCTCGAGGCCGACGAGGCGGCCTACCTCCGGCCCGCGAGCCTGACCGAGGCGCTTCGCCTGCTGCGCGATCACGCGGACGCCGTGATCGTCGCGGGCAGCACGGACTGGGGCGTCGAGGTGAACCTGCGCGGCCGTCGTGCCGGGCTGCTGATCGCGGTCGACCGGCTGCCGGAGCTGCGGGGCTTCTCGGTGACCGATGCCGAGGTGCGCCTCGGCGCGGCGCTGACCCTGACGGAGATCGAGCGGCGTCTGGCCGGGCGGCTCCCGCTGGTCACCGCGATGACCGCGCAGTTCGGTAGCAGGCTGATCCGCAACAGCGCCACGCTCGGCGGCAATCTCGGCACCGGCTCGCCGATCGGCGACGGACCGCCCGCGCTGCTCGCCCTGGACGCCGCCGTGGTGCTGGCCTCGGCCGAGGGGACGCGGACGCTGCCGCTGGCGGAATACTTCACCGGCTACCGGCAGTCGCGGCGCCGTCCGGACGAGCTGATCACCGAGGTCGTCGTGCCCCGGCCGGTGAGTGCGCTGACGGCGTTCCACAAGATCGCCAAACGGCCTTTCGACGACATCTCCTCGGTGGCGGTCGGGTACGCCCTCGACCTCGCCGACGGCGTGGTCCGGCGGGCGCGGATCGGGCTCGGCGGAGTGGCCGCGACACCGATCAGGGCGCTCGCGACCGAGGCGGCGCTGGAAGGGCGCCCGTGGTCGGCCGAGACCGTCGACGCGGCCGCGGCGGTGCTGGCGGCCGAGGGGACGCCGATCTCGGACCAGCGGGCCAGCGCGGCGTACCGGTCGGCGATGCTCGGTCAGTCGCTGCGCAAGCTGTACGCGGAGGCGACGCCATGA
- a CDS encoding xanthine dehydrogenase molybdopterin binding subunit translates to MTTIARPVGSPHSPLSRRPDDAVVGTPLHHESAALHVTGQALYTDDLVGRTSHVLHAHPVQAPHAHAIITSLDVAAAYDVPGVVRVLTAADVPGTNDAGVKHDEPLFPSEVMYHGHAVCWVLGESLEAARRGAAAVAVTYAELPALLTVEEAIGAESFQGARPTLARGDSAAGLARAARVFEGVTSFAGQEHFYLETHCSLALVDENGQVFVQSSTQHPTETQEIVAHVLGVPSHAVTVQCLRMGGGFGGKEMQPHGLAAVAALGATLTGRPVRVRLTRAQDMTMTGKRHGFHATWRAGFDADGLFTGLEATLTSDGGWSLDLSEPVLSRALCHVDNAYWIPDITVHGRIARTHKTSQTAFRGFGGPQGMLVIEDVIGRCAPALGIDPAELRRRNFYVEGQTTPYGQPVRHPGRLVAAWEQVTRTSSLAARRAEIDGWNAREPHRKRGIAVTPVKFGISFNLTAFNQGGALVHVYKDGSVLVTHGGTEMGQGLHTKMLQVAATALRVPLARVRLAPTRTDKVPNTSATAASASADLNGGAVKDACEQILARLAPVREALGEPSWEELVAAAYRERVQLWAAGFYKTEGLSWDAATMTGHPFKYFAYGAAVTEVEVDGFTGAYTTRRVDIVHDVGDSLSPLVDLGQIEGGFVQGAGWLTLEDLRWDESDGPGRGRLTTQAASTYKLPSFSELPEQFHVVLLDHAHEDGVVYGSKAVGEPPLMLALSVREALRDACGAFGPAGFSVELASPATPEAVYWALTAARGAS, encoded by the coding sequence ATGACGACCATCGCCCGCCCCGTGGGCAGCCCACACAGCCCGCTCAGCCGGCGGCCGGACGACGCCGTCGTCGGGACGCCGCTGCACCACGAGAGCGCGGCCCTGCACGTCACCGGCCAGGCGCTCTACACCGACGACCTGGTCGGCCGCACCAGCCACGTGCTGCACGCGCACCCGGTGCAGGCGCCGCACGCGCACGCGATCATCACGAGCCTCGACGTCGCCGCCGCGTACGACGTGCCCGGCGTCGTCCGCGTGCTCACCGCCGCGGACGTCCCCGGCACCAACGACGCCGGCGTCAAGCACGACGAGCCGCTGTTCCCGTCCGAGGTCATGTACCACGGCCACGCGGTGTGCTGGGTGCTCGGCGAGTCCCTCGAGGCCGCACGACGGGGTGCCGCGGCGGTCGCGGTGACCTACGCCGAGCTGCCCGCACTGCTCACCGTCGAGGAGGCGATCGGGGCGGAGAGCTTCCAGGGCGCGCGCCCGACCCTCGCCCGCGGCGACTCCGCGGCCGGGCTGGCGCGAGCGGCCCGCGTCTTCGAGGGCGTGACGTCGTTCGCGGGGCAGGAGCACTTCTACCTCGAGACGCACTGCTCGCTGGCGCTGGTCGACGAGAACGGCCAGGTCTTCGTCCAGTCGAGCACCCAGCATCCGACCGAGACGCAGGAGATCGTCGCGCACGTGCTCGGCGTGCCGAGCCACGCCGTCACGGTGCAGTGCCTGCGCATGGGCGGCGGCTTCGGCGGCAAGGAGATGCAGCCGCACGGGCTGGCCGCCGTGGCGGCACTGGGCGCGACGCTCACCGGCCGGCCCGTGCGGGTGCGGCTGACTCGTGCGCAGGACATGACGATGACCGGCAAGCGGCACGGCTTCCACGCGACGTGGAGGGCCGGGTTCGACGCCGACGGGCTGTTCACGGGGCTCGAGGCGACGCTCACGTCCGACGGCGGGTGGAGCCTCGACCTGTCCGAGCCGGTGCTGTCGCGGGCGCTGTGCCACGTCGACAACGCGTACTGGATCCCCGACATCACCGTGCACGGGCGGATCGCGCGGACCCACAAGACCTCGCAGACGGCGTTCCGCGGCTTCGGCGGGCCGCAGGGGATGCTCGTGATCGAGGACGTCATCGGACGGTGTGCGCCCGCGCTGGGGATCGACCCCGCCGAGCTGCGACGCCGCAACTTCTACGTCGAGGGACAGACCACGCCGTACGGCCAGCCGGTCCGGCACCCGGGGCGGCTGGTGGCGGCCTGGGAGCAGGTCACCCGCACCTCGTCGCTGGCGGCCCGGCGCGCAGAGATCGACGGGTGGAACGCACGTGAGCCCCACCGCAAGCGCGGCATCGCCGTCACGCCGGTGAAGTTCGGAATCTCGTTCAACCTGACGGCGTTCAACCAGGGCGGCGCTCTGGTGCACGTCTACAAGGACGGCTCGGTGCTGGTCACCCACGGCGGCACCGAGATGGGCCAGGGCCTGCACACCAAGATGCTGCAGGTGGCGGCGACGGCGTTGCGGGTCCCGCTGGCCAGGGTCCGGCTGGCGCCGACGCGCACCGACAAGGTGCCCAACACGTCCGCCACTGCGGCGTCCGCGAGCGCCGACCTCAACGGCGGCGCCGTCAAGGACGCCTGCGAGCAGATCCTGGCCCGGCTGGCACCGGTCCGCGAGGCGTTGGGCGAGCCGTCGTGGGAGGAACTGGTCGCTGCGGCCTATCGCGAGCGGGTCCAGCTCTGGGCGGCCGGCTTCTACAAGACCGAGGGGCTGAGCTGGGACGCCGCGACGATGACCGGTCACCCGTTCAAGTACTTCGCCTACGGCGCCGCGGTGACCGAGGTCGAGGTCGACGGGTTCACCGGCGCGTACACCACGCGGCGGGTCGACATCGTCCACGACGTCGGCGACAGCCTGTCGCCGCTGGTCGACCTCGGGCAGATCGAGGGCGGCTTCGTGCAGGGCGCCGGCTGGCTGACCCTCGAGGACCTGCGCTGGGACGAGTCCGACGGGCCGGGCCGCGGCCGGCTCACCACGCAGGCGGCCTCGACCTACAAGCTGCCGTCGTTCTCCGAGCTCCCCGAGCAGTTCCACGTCGTCCTCCTGGACCATGCGCACGAGGACGGCGTCGTCTACGGGTCGAAGGCGGTGGGCGAGCCGCCGCTGATGCTGGCGCTCAGCGTGCGCGAGGCGTTGCGCGACGCGTGCGGGGCGTTCGGGCCGGCCGGGTTCTCGGTCGAGCTCGCCTCGCCGGCCACGCCGGAGGCGGTCTACTGGGCACTCACCGCCGCCAGGGGTGCGTCATGA